Proteins encoded together in one Gemmatimonadota bacterium DH-78 window:
- a CDS encoding bifunctional homocysteine S-methyltransferase/methylenetetrahydrofolate reductase, translated as MSGGALRPHAHSPTLRELLDDDQVHVFDGAIGTLLYGRGVFVNVCYDALAVEEPERVSAIHREYVAAGAEVLETNTFGANPVKLSAFGLADRTEELNRAAARLAVEAADGRARVVGAVGPLGIRIEPWGPTSVEEARALFRRQMDALFEGGVDGLLLETFADPHEVEVALEAARASAGDRPVLVQITVGEDGRTAYGADAARELARLESLGADAVGLNCSVGPAVLLDVLEEAAERVRVPLLAQPNAGLPRTVRDRKMYMASPDYMARYARRFADVGVRFVGGCCGTTPEHVARIAHTVRGLHPRHASTSVRVGVEHAPHTPVPLAERSSLGAALAAGIPVKTVELLPPHGWNAGPMVEAARACAAAGVTAVTLVDSPRGPSRMATAAASTLVQRDAGIEAIMHYTCRDRNMMGMLSDLLGAAALGVDNLLLVSGDPPVQGPYPDATAVFDIDAIGLTNVAVGLNRGVDPGGAALSAPTRFVVAVAVNPGAVDQERERSRFRWKAEAGADVAITQPVFDVESLRRFLEATAAHPLPVLVGIWPFLSLRNAEFLAHEVPGVAVPESTLERMRVAQERGPDAARAEGIAIAREVRAEVESIPRVAGVHVSAPQGDVAAALAVLEDPAP; from the coding sequence ATGAGTGGCGGAGCCCTGCGGCCGCACGCGCACTCGCCCACCCTGCGGGAGCTGCTCGACGACGACCAGGTGCATGTGTTCGACGGCGCCATCGGCACCCTGCTCTACGGCCGCGGCGTGTTCGTGAACGTCTGCTACGACGCGCTGGCGGTGGAGGAGCCCGAGCGGGTGTCGGCCATTCACCGCGAGTACGTGGCCGCCGGCGCCGAGGTGCTCGAAACCAACACCTTCGGGGCCAACCCGGTGAAGCTGTCCGCCTTCGGGCTGGCCGACCGCACCGAGGAGCTCAACCGCGCCGCCGCCCGCCTCGCGGTGGAGGCCGCGGACGGCCGGGCCCGGGTGGTGGGCGCCGTGGGGCCGCTGGGCATTCGGATCGAGCCGTGGGGGCCCACCTCGGTGGAAGAGGCGCGGGCGCTGTTCCGGCGGCAGATGGACGCCCTGTTCGAAGGCGGCGTCGACGGACTCCTGCTGGAAACGTTCGCCGATCCGCACGAGGTGGAGGTGGCCCTCGAGGCCGCCCGCGCGTCGGCTGGCGACCGCCCCGTGCTCGTGCAGATCACCGTGGGCGAAGACGGGCGCACCGCCTACGGAGCCGACGCCGCACGCGAGCTCGCCCGGCTCGAGTCGCTGGGTGCCGACGCCGTGGGGCTCAACTGCAGCGTGGGTCCGGCCGTGCTCCTCGACGTACTCGAGGAGGCCGCCGAGCGGGTGCGCGTGCCGCTGCTCGCGCAGCCCAACGCCGGTCTGCCCCGCACCGTGCGCGACCGGAAGATGTACATGGCCAGCCCCGACTACATGGCCCGCTACGCGCGCCGGTTCGCCGATGTCGGCGTGCGGTTCGTGGGCGGCTGCTGCGGAACCACCCCCGAGCATGTGGCGCGCATCGCCCACACCGTGCGCGGACTCCACCCCCGACACGCCTCCACCTCGGTTCGGGTGGGCGTGGAGCATGCGCCGCACACCCCCGTGCCGCTCGCGGAGCGATCGTCGCTGGGCGCGGCGCTGGCGGCCGGCATACCGGTGAAGACGGTGGAGCTGCTTCCGCCTCACGGGTGGAACGCCGGCCCGATGGTGGAGGCGGCGCGGGCCTGTGCGGCCGCCGGCGTTACCGCGGTAACGCTGGTCGACTCGCCTCGGGGCCCGAGCCGCATGGCCACGGCGGCGGCCTCCACCCTGGTGCAGCGCGACGCCGGCATCGAGGCGATCATGCACTACACCTGCCGCGACCGGAACATGATGGGCATGCTCTCCGATCTGCTCGGGGCGGCCGCGCTCGGCGTCGACAACCTGCTGCTCGTGTCGGGCGATCCGCCGGTGCAGGGACCCTACCCCGACGCCACGGCCGTCTTCGACATCGACGCCATCGGGCTGACCAATGTCGCGGTGGGCCTCAACCGCGGGGTCGACCCCGGGGGGGCGGCGCTCTCCGCGCCCACCCGCTTCGTGGTGGCCGTGGCGGTGAACCCGGGAGCGGTGGATCAGGAGCGGGAGCGGTCGCGCTTTCGCTGGAAGGCCGAAGCAGGGGCCGATGTCGCCATCACGCAGCCCGTGTTCGACGTGGAGTCGCTGCGCCGCTTTCTCGAGGCCACCGCCGCGCACCCCCTCCCGGTACTCGTGGGCATCTGGCCCTTCCTGTCGCTTCGCAACGCCGAGTTCCTGGCGCACGAGGTGCCCGGCGTGGCCGTGCCCGAGAGCACGCTCGAGCGCATGCGCGTCGCCCAGGAGAGAGGCCCCGACGCCGCCCGCGCCGAGGGCATCGCGATCGCCCGCGAGGTGCGGGCCGAGGTGGAGTCGATTCCGCGGGTGGCGGGGGTGCATGTGAGTGCCCCGCAGGGAGATGTGGCCGCAGCGCTGGCGGTGCTCGAGGACCCGGCGCCGTGA
- a CDS encoding aminotransferase class I/II-fold pyridoxal phosphate-dependent enzyme, translating into MSDYEPQTRAVRTQAAASRHAEHSVPIYLTSSFTFEDAEEMRATFADEIQRNVYSRFTNPNVAELAEKLCLLEGAEAGHAVASGMSAVFATFAGLLSSGDHIVSCRSVFGSTHTVLTKILRRFGIGHTYVDADDPDSWEAAITGATRMIYLETPTNPALDIIDLEWAGELAARHDLILVVDNCFATPVLQRPLEYGAHLSVHSATKFIDGQGRVVGGAVVGRKDLIDDIFAFCRSTGPALSPFNAWVLSKSLETLALRMERHSENAMALAQALEGVAGVAAVRYPFLDTHPQVDVARRQMSGGGGLLTFKVEGGVEQGRRFLDAVRMSSRTANLGDTRTIVTHPASTTHAKLSEEERQAVGITPGLIRISVGLEDIADIVRDVTRALAASR; encoded by the coding sequence ATGAGCGATTACGAACCCCAGACCCGAGCGGTCCGGACGCAGGCCGCAGCATCCCGACACGCCGAACACTCGGTCCCCATCTATCTCACCTCGAGCTTCACCTTCGAGGACGCGGAGGAGATGCGGGCCACCTTCGCGGACGAGATCCAGCGCAACGTCTACAGCCGATTCACCAACCCGAACGTGGCCGAATTGGCGGAGAAGCTGTGTCTTCTGGAGGGCGCCGAGGCGGGGCACGCCGTCGCTTCGGGGATGTCGGCCGTGTTCGCGACCTTCGCCGGGCTTCTGTCGTCGGGCGATCACATCGTCTCGTGTCGGTCGGTGTTCGGCTCGACCCACACCGTCCTCACCAAGATCCTGCGGCGTTTCGGGATCGGGCACACGTACGTCGACGCCGACGATCCGGACTCCTGGGAGGCCGCCATCACCGGCGCCACCCGAATGATCTACCTCGAGACTCCCACCAACCCGGCGCTGGACATCATCGACCTCGAGTGGGCCGGGGAGCTGGCCGCACGGCACGATCTGATTCTCGTCGTCGACAACTGCTTCGCCACCCCGGTCCTTCAGCGGCCCCTCGAGTACGGCGCACATCTCTCCGTGCACTCGGCCACGAAATTCATCGACGGTCAGGGGCGGGTGGTCGGCGGCGCAGTCGTGGGGCGAAAGGACCTCATCGACGACATCTTCGCGTTCTGCCGGTCCACGGGTCCGGCCCTCTCTCCGTTCAACGCGTGGGTGCTCTCGAAGAGCCTGGAGACCCTCGCGCTCCGAATGGAGCGGCACTCGGAGAACGCGATGGCCCTCGCCCAGGCCCTGGAGGGAGTCGCCGGGGTCGCCGCAGTCCGGTATCCGTTCCTGGACACGCACCCCCAGGTGGACGTGGCGCGGCGCCAGATGTCCGGTGGGGGCGGGCTCCTCACCTTCAAGGTGGAGGGTGGTGTGGAGCAGGGGCGCCGGTTCCTCGACGCGGTCCGGATGTCGTCACGTACCGCGAACCTCGGCGACACCCGGACGATCGTGACCCACCCCGCCTCGACGACCCACGCGAAGCTGAGCGAAGAGGAGCGGCAGGCGGTCGGGATCACCCCCGGCCTCATCCGCATCTCGGTCGGGCTCGAGGACATCGCCGACATCGTCCGCGACGTCACCCGCGCCCTCGCGGCTTCCCGCTAG
- a CDS encoding homoserine O-succinyltransferase, whose protein sequence is MPLVDHSGLPTFSDLRTQGHEILTLDRAEHQDIRELHIGFLNMMPDAALRATERQFVRLVGACNRIAQFYVYPFSVPGLARDAETRAYIEDHYSRFEDLREAGLDALIITGANVATPEVEREAFWEPLVEVVEWARESVASVLCSCLATHALVRHLHGIERTPMRSKRWGVYGHHVRDRSHPLVREINTRFDVPHSRHNDVSREQMEEAGLAVLVESDEAGVHIATSPDRFRIIYLQGHPEYDANSLLKEYRREAQRFLAGEIPLPPPFPDHYFDEEARHRARDYLDEAVRARDAGTEVPDDLEQRIEPLLDNTWGDSAKAIVNNWLGLVYQLTDLDRSTPFAPGIDPDDPLGLMGR, encoded by the coding sequence ATGCCCCTCGTCGATCACTCCGGCCTGCCGACCTTCTCGGACCTGCGCACACAGGGACACGAGATCCTCACCCTCGATCGGGCGGAGCACCAGGACATCCGCGAGCTCCACATCGGATTCCTGAACATGATGCCCGACGCGGCGCTGCGCGCCACCGAGCGCCAGTTCGTCCGGCTGGTCGGCGCGTGCAATCGGATCGCGCAGTTCTACGTCTACCCGTTCTCGGTCCCGGGCCTCGCGCGCGACGCCGAGACCCGGGCCTACATCGAGGATCACTACTCTCGATTCGAGGATCTTCGGGAGGCCGGGCTCGATGCCCTGATCATCACCGGCGCGAACGTGGCCACCCCCGAGGTCGAGCGAGAGGCGTTCTGGGAACCGCTCGTGGAGGTCGTGGAGTGGGCCCGGGAGAGCGTCGCGTCGGTACTCTGCTCGTGCCTCGCCACGCACGCGCTCGTGCGCCACCTCCACGGCATCGAGCGGACACCGATGCGGTCCAAGCGATGGGGGGTCTACGGCCACCACGTAAGGGACCGGTCGCACCCCCTCGTCCGCGAGATCAACACCCGCTTCGACGTCCCGCACTCCCGGCACAACGACGTGTCGCGGGAGCAGATGGAGGAGGCGGGGCTCGCGGTGCTGGTGGAGAGCGACGAGGCCGGCGTGCACATCGCGACCAGCCCGGATCGGTTCCGGATCATCTATCTGCAGGGTCACCCCGAGTACGATGCGAACAGCCTCCTCAAGGAGTACCGGCGGGAGGCCCAGCGATTCCTCGCCGGCGAGATCCCGCTCCCCCCGCCCTTCCCCGACCACTACTTCGATGAAGAGGCGCGCCATCGGGCGAGGGACTACCTGGACGAAGCGGTGCGCGCCCGGGACGCCGGGACCGAGGTCCCCGACGATCTCGAGCAACGGATCGAGCCCCTGCTGGACAACACGTGGGGCGACTCGGCCAAGGCGATCGTCAACAACTGGCTCGGCCTCGTCTACCAGCTCACCGACCTGGACCGGAGCACACCGTTCGCGCCGGGGATCGATCCGGACGACCCGCTCGGACTGATGGGGCGATAG
- a CDS encoding type II toxin-antitoxin system VapC family toxin has product MTCADLTTRPRFFTGSATLAIAPCVDALLGVVDEVFEVRPEDALSARDLVLGRGVEALSARDAIHVTVMERTGVRRLVSFDRGFDDVAGLERIWT; this is encoded by the coding sequence GTGACCTGTGCCGACCTTACCACTCGACCGAGGTTCTTCACGGGCTCTGCCACTCTCGCGATCGCCCCCTGCGTCGATGCCCTCCTCGGAGTCGTCGACGAGGTGTTCGAAGTCCGGCCTGAGGACGCCCTCAGCGCCCGTGACCTCGTGCTCGGAAGGGGCGTGGAAGCCCTGAGCGCGCGCGATGCGATCCACGTGACGGTGATGGAGCGGACGGGCGTTCGGCGGCTGGTGTCGTTCGACAGGGGCTTCGACGACGTCGCGGGCCTCGAGCGGATCTGGACGTGA
- a CDS encoding type II toxin-antitoxin system HipA family toxin has translation MAEVAAFAEVRLWGRTVGGVAELDDGAVVFEYDPAFRRSGLEISPTHLPLSTRGPVRFAELTRKPGFRGLPGVLADALPDAFGTMVIRAYYTARGEVDKAFSPVQHLLYVGSRAIGALEFHPAEALPLRPAESEALEVAALVADARRIIAGDADVAIPEIYRMGSSAGGMRPKAVVLHDPESREIRSAFAPAGPEHVPAILKFDGVGPDPDDAGLGEPRPFNRIEAAYARMARDAGLDVVDVIVLESAEGHAHLVIPRFDHPREGGLHQHTFGGLLHLDYNDPGASSYEEYLRTILALGMPPAAVIEGYRRMVFNVLAVNQDDHVKNLSFHMDRDGVWSLTPAYDLTFAKGAGWTATHQMRVADKRAGITRADLLSVAATFGIRDPGGIVDRIADVVGDWPRYAAEQGVPDEAARQVGAELEARSRATRV, from the coding sequence GTGGCTGAGGTAGCGGCCTTTGCGGAGGTGCGCCTGTGGGGCCGCACGGTGGGCGGAGTCGCCGAACTCGACGACGGCGCGGTGGTCTTCGAGTACGACCCGGCGTTCCGTCGGTCCGGGCTGGAGATCTCGCCGACCCATCTGCCGCTGTCGACCCGGGGGCCCGTGCGGTTCGCCGAACTCACGCGCAAGCCCGGTTTCCGGGGGCTGCCCGGGGTGCTGGCCGACGCCCTCCCCGACGCCTTCGGCACGATGGTGATCCGGGCGTACTACACGGCCCGGGGCGAGGTCGACAAGGCGTTCTCTCCGGTGCAACACCTGCTCTACGTGGGGTCCCGGGCCATCGGGGCCCTTGAATTCCATCCGGCCGAGGCGCTGCCTTTGCGGCCGGCCGAGTCTGAGGCCCTCGAAGTCGCCGCTCTGGTGGCCGACGCCCGGCGTATCATCGCCGGAGACGCCGACGTCGCGATCCCCGAGATCTATCGCATGGGTTCCTCGGCCGGAGGCATGCGACCCAAGGCGGTGGTGCTCCACGATCCGGAGTCCCGGGAGATCCGCTCCGCCTTCGCCCCTGCGGGCCCCGAACACGTGCCGGCGATTCTCAAGTTCGACGGGGTCGGGCCCGACCCGGACGACGCCGGACTGGGTGAGCCGCGCCCCTTCAACCGCATCGAGGCGGCCTATGCCCGCATGGCCCGCGACGCGGGGCTCGACGTGGTCGATGTGATCGTGCTCGAGAGCGCCGAGGGCCATGCCCACCTGGTGATTCCCCGGTTCGATCATCCGCGCGAGGGGGGCCTCCACCAGCACACGTTCGGCGGGCTGCTCCACCTCGACTACAACGACCCCGGCGCGAGCAGCTACGAGGAGTATCTGCGCACGATTCTCGCCCTGGGCATGCCGCCCGCCGCCGTGATCGAGGGGTACCGGCGCATGGTCTTCAACGTGCTCGCCGTGAACCAGGACGACCACGTGAAGAACCTGTCGTTCCACATGGACCGCGACGGCGTGTGGTCGCTTACACCCGCCTACGACCTGACCTTCGCGAAGGGGGCGGGGTGGACCGCCACGCACCAGATGCGGGTGGCGGACAAGCGGGCCGGGATCACCCGCGCCGACCTGCTGTCGGTGGCCGCCACGTTCGGGATTCGCGACCCTGGCGGCATCGTCGACCGCATCGCCGACGTGGTGGGCGACTGGCCCCGGTACGCGGCGGAGCAGGGGGTGCCCGACGAGGCGGCGCGACAGGTCGGGGCCGAGTTGGAGGCCCGGTCGCGTGCAACGCGGGTGTGA
- a CDS encoding helix-turn-helix transcriptional regulator encodes MTQERFAIRSDPEVLEELGRRLAAVRAARGLTQSEAAEQAGLGRATVSRAEQGENPNLLTVVRLLRVYGRLDALDAFLPEPEVSPLALIRSARRDRG; translated from the coding sequence ATGACTCAGGAACGATTCGCGATCCGATCCGATCCGGAGGTGCTGGAGGAACTCGGGCGCCGCCTCGCCGCGGTGCGAGCGGCCCGGGGGCTCACCCAATCCGAGGCCGCGGAACAGGCAGGGCTCGGCCGGGCCACGGTGTCCAGGGCGGAGCAGGGGGAGAACCCCAACCTCCTCACCGTGGTGCGGCTGCTGCGGGTATACGGGCGCCTGGACGCCCTCGACGCCTTCCTGCCCGAGCCCGAGGTGAGCCCCCTGGCGCTGATCCGGAGCGCGAGGCGCGACCGTGGCTGA
- a CDS encoding DUF2442 domain-containing protein: MTSQKRGPETFRAEVGEVYPDGFSIRVDDETLVVSFAEFPWFKGVPEESLRAVTRPQPHHLRWKALDVDLTLDSLRHPDRYPLISRK, encoded by the coding sequence ATGACTTCACAGAAGCGTGGACCCGAAACTTTTCGGGCTGAGGTGGGCGAGGTCTACCCCGACGGCTTCTCGATTCGAGTAGACGACGAGACTCTCGTCGTATCCTTCGCTGAGTTCCCGTGGTTCAAAGGCGTCCCTGAAGAGAGCCTCAGGGCGGTCACCCGCCCGCAGCCTCATCACCTGCGATGGAAGGCGCTCGACGTCGACCTCACTCTGGACTCTCTTCGTCACCCCGACCGGTATCCGCTGATTTCGCGCAAGTAG
- a CDS encoding DUF4160 domain-containing protein, translated as MDWPASAQRLRGMSPTLLRYGKLRFYFYSREEPRAHVHVSSPDGEAKMWLDPEVSLEWQNGIRPRDLRTAMRVAKEHRDDFTEAWTRNFSG; from the coding sequence ATGGATTGGCCCGCGTCTGCGCAAAGACTTCGGGGCATGAGTCCGACTCTCTTGCGGTACGGAAAGCTGCGCTTCTACTTCTACTCCAGAGAGGAGCCTCGGGCGCATGTCCACGTCTCCAGTCCAGATGGGGAGGCGAAGATGTGGCTCGATCCGGAGGTGAGTCTGGAGTGGCAGAACGGGATCCGACCGAGAGATCTCCGCACGGCGATGCGCGTCGCCAAGGAGCACCGCGATGACTTCACAGAAGCGTGGACCCGAAACTTTTCGGGCTGA
- a CDS encoding aminopeptidase P N-terminal domain-containing protein, with translation MPPIHAPLAPLSVYAARRARVFDLLGDRALVLPAAAHARRSRDTEYPYRPDSEVRWLCGSEESDTVVVLLGHADEERFVIFTRERDPEAELWAGPRLGVEGARELHGADAAYPIDELDERLPAMLDGCAAVGYRLAEGRRAEPEVRAALRHARERGARRGTGPRALFDPGEVLDDLRLIKDEWEIARMREAAALTVDAFREVAPMIRSGAGEWQVQGRLDGAFRAGGGEGPAYESIVGGGANACVLHYVRNDRAFEPGELVLIDAGASVAGYAADLTRTFPVDGRFTPEARAVYEVVDRARAAAVTAVRPGATMAAVHEAAVAVIVAGLRELGVLEEPAEGETTPWRRFYPHQTSHWLGLDVHDVGDYARDGQSRPLEPGMVLTVEPGLYFGEAGVDTAEGRADRFRGIGVRLEDDVLVTADGHEVLTAVMPTDPEAVAALVAGG, from the coding sequence ATGCCGCCCATCCACGCCCCACTCGCGCCCCTCTCCGTGTATGCCGCGCGCCGCGCCCGCGTGTTCGATCTGCTCGGCGACCGCGCGCTGGTGCTGCCGGCCGCCGCGCACGCGCGCCGTTCCCGCGATACCGAGTATCCGTATCGGCCCGACAGCGAGGTGCGGTGGCTGTGCGGATCGGAGGAGTCCGACACGGTGGTCGTCCTGCTCGGCCACGCCGACGAGGAACGCTTCGTGATCTTCACGCGCGAGCGCGATCCCGAGGCGGAGCTGTGGGCGGGGCCGCGCCTCGGTGTGGAGGGAGCTCGGGAGCTTCATGGCGCCGATGCCGCCTACCCGATCGACGAGCTCGACGAGCGGCTGCCGGCGATGCTCGACGGGTGTGCGGCGGTCGGGTACCGGTTGGCCGAGGGTCGAAGGGCGGAGCCCGAGGTGCGGGCGGCGCTCCGGCACGCGCGGGAGCGGGGTGCACGTCGTGGCACCGGCCCCCGCGCCCTCTTCGACCCCGGGGAAGTGCTCGACGACCTGAGGCTGATCAAGGATGAGTGGGAGATCGCGCGCATGCGCGAGGCGGCGGCGCTCACCGTCGACGCCTTTCGCGAGGTGGCTCCGATGATTCGCAGCGGGGCGGGGGAGTGGCAGGTGCAGGGCCGCCTCGACGGGGCCTTCCGGGCCGGGGGCGGCGAGGGCCCGGCCTACGAGTCGATCGTGGGGGGAGGGGCCAACGCCTGCGTGCTGCACTACGTGCGCAACGACCGCGCCTTCGAGCCGGGCGAACTCGTGCTGATCGACGCCGGGGCCTCGGTGGCGGGATACGCGGCCGACCTCACCCGCACCTTTCCGGTGGACGGCCGGTTCACCCCCGAGGCACGGGCCGTCTACGAGGTGGTCGATCGCGCGCGGGCGGCGGCGGTGACGGCGGTGCGGCCCGGCGCCACGATGGCGGCCGTGCACGAGGCGGCGGTGGCGGTGATCGTGGCGGGATTGCGGGAGCTCGGGGTGCTGGAGGAGCCCGCCGAGGGCGAGACCACGCCATGGCGGCGATTCTACCCGCACCAGACCTCGCACTGGCTCGGACTGGATGTGCACGACGTGGGTGACTACGCGCGCGACGGCCAGAGCCGCCCGCTCGAGCCCGGCATGGTGCTCACCGTCGAGCCGGGGCTCTATTTCGGAGAGGCCGGGGTGGACACCGCCGAGGGCCGCGCCGATCGCTTCCGGGGCATCGGGGTGCGTCTCGAAGACGATGTGCTGGTCACCGCCGACGGCCACGAGGTGCTGACCGCGGTGATGCCGACCGACCCGGAGGCCGTGGCGGCACTGGTGGCGGGAGGGTAG
- a CDS encoding VOC family protein, translated as MAVERMDNVGIVVADLDAAIDFFLELGLELQGRGMVEGAWADGVTGLADQKVEIAMMRTPDGHGRLELSRFLAPAVVSDHRTAPVNSLGYLRVMFAVDDIDDVLSRLTALGAKVVGEVSQYESAYRLCYIRGPEGILIGIAQQLG; from the coding sequence ATGGCCGTCGAGCGCATGGACAACGTGGGTATCGTGGTGGCCGACCTGGACGCGGCGATCGATTTCTTCCTCGAACTCGGGCTCGAACTCCAGGGGCGCGGCATGGTCGAAGGGGCGTGGGCCGACGGGGTGACGGGCCTTGCCGACCAGAAGGTCGAGATCGCGATGATGCGCACTCCCGACGGGCACGGCCGGCTGGAGCTGTCGCGCTTTCTCGCGCCCGCCGTCGTCTCCGACCACCGGACCGCCCCGGTGAACTCGCTCGGCTACCTCCGAGTGATGTTCGCCGTGGACGACATCGACGACGTCCTGTCCCGACTGACCGCGCTCGGCGCAAAGGTCGTGGGCGAGGTGTCGCAGTACGAGAGCGCATACCGACTCTGCTATATCCGAGGCCCCGAGGGCATTCTGATCGGGATCGCGCAACAGCTCGGATGA
- a CDS encoding DUF1028 domain-containing protein, with protein sequence MTRTPRSPALGRLPIPTLGLVLVLALAPAPLRAQVPEGWRDAELVFHTFSIAAVDLDTGEAGVAVTTRNACVGNGVPWVRAGVGAVATQAATRTEYGEEILDRVEAGETAQAALSAALASDPGANRRQIGVATIDGGIGQFTGTTTNPWSGQRSGVDYAVQGNLLEGPEVVEAVARSFEQSRGSGRHLADRLVAALEAGQAAGGDARKGRIQSAAVRVADPREGMAQRPDGETVFIHVCEHPTPVAELRRIHDTVSGTLGHRVLQSYAGSDVQQLKILLHALGFYQSEVDELSRDRSFGDFDTETAEAVDAFRASAGLSTPSEGSPSGLVDADTVDALWAALEAAGLATDVRMQLRTLTRIRR encoded by the coding sequence ATGACCCGCACGCCTCGTTCGCCCGCACTCGGCCGCTTGCCGATTCCGACCCTCGGTCTCGTGCTCGTGCTCGCTCTCGCCCCTGCCCCTCTTCGCGCACAGGTACCCGAGGGATGGCGCGACGCCGAGCTCGTCTTCCACACCTTCTCGATCGCCGCCGTCGACCTCGACACCGGCGAGGCGGGGGTGGCGGTCACGACCCGCAACGCCTGCGTGGGCAACGGGGTGCCCTGGGTGCGCGCGGGGGTCGGGGCCGTCGCGACCCAGGCGGCCACCCGCACCGAGTACGGCGAGGAGATTCTCGACCGCGTGGAGGCGGGCGAGACCGCGCAGGCCGCCCTCAGCGCCGCGCTCGCGAGCGACCCCGGAGCCAACCGTCGGCAGATCGGCGTCGCCACGATCGACGGTGGCATCGGGCAGTTCACCGGCACCACCACCAACCCCTGGTCGGGTCAGCGCTCCGGGGTGGACTACGCGGTGCAGGGCAACCTCCTGGAGGGCCCGGAGGTGGTCGAGGCGGTGGCCCGCAGCTTCGAGCAGTCGCGGGGTTCGGGGCGCCACCTCGCCGACCGTCTCGTGGCGGCACTCGAAGCCGGGCAGGCCGCCGGCGGCGACGCCCGCAAGGGTCGCATCCAGTCGGCCGCGGTCCGCGTGGCCGATCCGCGCGAGGGCATGGCTCAGCGCCCCGACGGCGAGACGGTTTTCATCCACGTCTGCGAACACCCCACCCCGGTGGCGGAGTTGCGCCGCATCCACGACACGGTCTCGGGCACGCTCGGACACCGGGTGCTCCAGAGCTACGCCGGCTCCGACGTGCAGCAGCTCAAGATCCTGCTCCACGCCCTCGGCTTCTATCAGAGCGAGGTGGACGAACTGTCGCGCGATCGCAGCTTCGGCGACTTCGACACCGAGACCGCCGAGGCCGTCGACGCCTTCCGCGCCTCCGCAGGACTCTCCACACCCTCCGAGGGATCGCCCTCCGGACTCGTCGACGCCGACACGGTCGACGCACTCTGGGCCGCGCTCGAAGCGGCCGGACTCGCCACCGACGTGCGCATGCAGCTCCGCACCCTCACCCGCATTCGCCGATGA